A part of Amblyraja radiata isolate CabotCenter1 chromosome 35, sAmbRad1.1.pri, whole genome shotgun sequence genomic DNA contains:
- the LOC116991970 gene encoding glutamate--cysteine ligase regulatory subunit-like: MEALVPEMTDLSSRLLDFSAAKSLTMCTGNVVRWCNSTRRHPVPPEQEILDCIKAALGEWVSKINRDQVELMALAEHAVCSLMQDNERIGAKEREDIKLSAKLFIYSFEPGMIKESASRACLELGVTQFDSIILALPPLSGGERRSLEELQPPWEEMEALVQEKKVSSIGVSDLDHQLLEALCLNAQVQPSSCQVNLASCCVIPPDLTTFASENNIQLLTHNDPTDILPLGPFQDALGASVRGPGTAQWAPRWILRYSAVIKNRGIIKSKGYVVKAERAAAQY; the protein is encoded by the exons ATGGAAGCTCTGGTCCCAGAGATGACTGATTTGAGCTCACGGCTCTTGGACTTCAGCGCGGCAAAATCACTCACCATGTGTACAGGGAACGTGGTGAGGTGGTGCAACTCTACAAGACGCCATCCCGTGCCGCCAGAGCAAGAG ATTCTGGACTGCATCAAGGCTGCTTTGGGTGAATGGGTTTCAAAGATCAACCGTGATCAAGTTGAACTGATG GCACTAGCTGAGCATGCTGTTTGCAGTCTAATGCAAGATAACGAGAGGATTGGAGCCAAAGAGAGAGAAGACATCAAACTCTCTG CCAAACTCTTCATCTACAGCTTTGAACCTGGGATGATCAAAGAGAGTGCGTCCAGAG CCTGCCTGGAGCTGGGAGTGACTCAGTTTGACTCCATTATCCTGGCCCTGCCCCCACTGTCCGGAGGTGAGCGCCGATCCCTGGAGGAGCTGCAACCTCCCTGGGAGGAGATGGAGGCTCTGGTCCAAGAGAAGAAGGTGTCGTCTATCGGAGTGTCCGACCTGGACCACCAACTGCTGGAGGCCCTTTGCCTAAATGCTCAG GTACAGCCAAGTAGTTGCCAGGTGAACCTGGCCTCTTGCTGTGTGATACCACCTGATCTCACCACCTTCGCCAGTGAGAACAACATCCAACTGTTGACCCACAATGACCCCACAG ATATCCTCCCGCTGGGACCGTTCCAGGATGCCCTTGGTGCCAGCGTGCGGGGTCCGGGCACGGCCCAATGGGCACCGCGCTGGATCCTCCGGTACTCAGCCGTTATTAAAAACAGAGGGATCATCAAGTCCAAAGGGTACGTGGTCAAGGCGGAGAGAGCAGCAGCGCAGTACTGA